The following nucleotide sequence is from Pseudomonas sp. RC10.
TGCTCGCGGAATTGCCGGGCGATCACCACCGACATGGCCTGGGCCCGGCCATGCAGGTCACGGGCCTCGCTGATGTGCATCTGCGGGTTCTGCTCCATCAGCCTGGGAATGCTGGCGTTGGCCAGGCTCATGACCGAGCTGAACTGTTCGGATAACGCAGAGGTGCTGGCGGTATGCTGAGAACCCTCGAGCAGGATATCCAGCGCGGAGACGGACTTAGACGCAGGTTTACCGGTTTTTTTGGCCATGGCAGTGACTCATCCTGAGGTGATGCTTCCTTGAACGGGTCACTGCACAAGGCCCTGTGAAAAGCTAAGCACGGCTTAGGGAAACCTGTGGGGCACATCGGACCAGCGGCCCACTCGAACGAGGCCCCTCGATTCAAGTCATTACAGGTCAGCCACGCTGGGGCAGGCGGAAAACCCGCAACCTGTCAGACACTTCCGGTTTTTACCCGGTAAACGTCTCGAAACGCTGAAAAAACCCCTTGGCCGGTTAGTCGGCACCCCCTCCGATGCTTTAAAGTAACGCCCCCAGCTTCAGTGCCGTCTTGGCGCTGCGCCTACCCTGCCAGGAACCGTCATCGATGGAACATCGTGAAGCGTTGATCGCGCTGCGAACCTTTCTCTCCACCCAGATTCTCGGGCAGGAGAAACTGGTCGAGCGCCTGCTGATCGCTCTGCTTGCCGATGGCCACATGCTGGTCGAAGGCGCACCGGGTCTGGCCAAGACCAAGGCGATCAAAGAGTTGGCCGAAGGCATCGAAGCCGAATTTCATCGCATTCAGTTCACCCCCGACCTGCTGCCCGCCGACATCACCGGCACCGAGATTTATCGCCCGGAAACCGGCAGCTTCGTCTTCCAACAGGGTCCGATCTTCCACAATCTGGTGCTGGCGGACGAAATCAACCGCGCCCCGGCAAAGGTCCAATCGGCGCTGCTGGAGGCCATGGCTGAACGTCAGGTCAGCGTCGGGCGCAGCACGTACGACCTCTCCCCGCTGTTTCTGGTGATGGCCACGCAAAACCCCATCGAGCAGGAAGGCACCTATCCCCTGCCGGAGGCCCAGCTCGACCGCTTCCTGATGCACGTGAAGATCGGCTTCCCGGACGCCAACGTCGAACGCAAGATTCTCCAGCAAGCGCGGGGCGAAGCGTTGAATGGCGAGACCAAACCGGAACGGCGCGTCACCCAGCAAGCGATTTTCGCCGCCCGCAAGGAAATCCTAGGGCTGTACATGGCCGACGCCGTGGAGGAATACCTCGTTCAACTGGTCATGGCGACCCGCACCCCGGCCAAGTTCGACGCCGAGTTGGCCGAGTGGATCGGTTACGGCGCCAGCCCCCGTGGCTCGATTTCCCTGGACCGTTGCGCCCGTGCCCATGCATGGCTGGCCGGTCGGGATTTCGTCAGCCCCGAAGACATTCAGGCGATGGTCTTCGACGTGCTGCGCCATCGCATCATTCTGTCGTTCGAAGCCGAGGCTGCGGGCATCGATCAGGACCGCGTGATTCAGCGCATTCTTGACGTCGTCGCCGTCGCCTGACCCCATGCAGCCCTATCTGATTTCCCAACCGGGCATCCGTATCAGCCTTGCCGAGCTGATCGAGATGCGTCATCGCGTGCGGGAAGTGCAGCTGTTTTCCTCCCCCGGTCGGCGCAGCCCGCTGATCGGCCTGCACCACTCCAAGTTGCGCGGGCGCGGCGTGGACTTTGATCAGGTGCGGGTCTATCAGGCCGGCGACGACGTACGCACCATCGATTGGCGGGTCACGGCGCGGACCCAGGAACCGCACACCAAGCTGTTTCATGAAGAACGCGAGCGGCCGATCTTCATCATGGTCGAGCAGAGCCGTCGGCTGTTTTTCGGCTCGGGGCTGATGTTCAAATCAGTGCTGGCGGCCCAGGCGGCAGCACTGATCGGCTGGGCCGCACTGGGGCACAACGACCGGGTCGGCGGGCTGGTGTTCGGCGACAACGAGCACTACGAAATCAAGCCGCGACGCAGCAAACAGAGCCTGCTGCAACTGCTCAACCGGCTGGTGCGGGTCAATCAGTCCTTGCACGCGGAAGCCGTGGCCGACCGTGACACCTTCGGCGTGGCGTTGCGCCGGGCACGGGAAGTGCTCCGGCCGGGCAGTCTGGTGTTCATCCTGTGTGACGAACGGGCCCTTTCCGAATCCGCCGAACAGCAACTGGCGCTGCTGTCACGTCATTGCGACCTGTTGCTGCTGCCGCTCTCCGACCCGCTGGATCACGCGCTACCGGCGGCAGGACTGCTGCGGTTCGCCGATCGCGGTGCGCAATTGGAGCTCGACACGCTCAACCCCGACCTGCGCCAGACCTACCGTGCCCAAGGCGAAGCCCGTCAGGCAC
It contains:
- a CDS encoding MoxR family ATPase is translated as MEHREALIALRTFLSTQILGQEKLVERLLIALLADGHMLVEGAPGLAKTKAIKELAEGIEAEFHRIQFTPDLLPADITGTEIYRPETGSFVFQQGPIFHNLVLADEINRAPAKVQSALLEAMAERQVSVGRSTYDLSPLFLVMATQNPIEQEGTYPLPEAQLDRFLMHVKIGFPDANVERKILQQARGEALNGETKPERRVTQQAIFAARKEILGLYMADAVEEYLVQLVMATRTPAKFDAELAEWIGYGASPRGSISLDRCARAHAWLAGRDFVSPEDIQAMVFDVLRHRIILSFEAEAAGIDQDRVIQRILDVVAVA
- a CDS encoding DUF58 domain-containing protein, whose product is MQPYLISQPGIRISLAELIEMRHRVREVQLFSSPGRRSPLIGLHHSKLRGRGVDFDQVRVYQAGDDVRTIDWRVTARTQEPHTKLFHEERERPIFIMVEQSRRLFFGSGLMFKSVLAAQAAALIGWAALGHNDRVGGLVFGDNEHYEIKPRRSKQSLLQLLNRLVRVNQSLHAEAVADRDTFGVALRRAREVLRPGSLVFILCDERALSESAEQQLALLSRHCDLLLLPLSDPLDHALPAAGLLRFADRGAQLELDTLNPDLRQTYRAQGEARQARWELLAQKLRVLMIPLSTQQGMVDQLRDYLNANQPVKQK